In Dermacentor silvarum isolate Dsil-2018 chromosome 2, BIME_Dsil_1.4, whole genome shotgun sequence, the following proteins share a genomic window:
- the LOC119442842 gene encoding sorting nexin-2 isoform X1, with the protein MADLKEPPPLLSEGDLNSKEEDDMFTSAVEHHKNLREGIMEGPEEVEVNLDDDEPPTQTPLLGSAKLEFRAADDEVQRSNPEPNPPRQATTLFSPDVSTLKPAKEKEQQKASEGEEFVEISVREPQKVGEGMAAYVTYRVVTRTNAPYYRKTQFSVNRRFSDFLGLHEKLVEKHLHMGRIVPPAPEKSVLGMTKIKMSKDEQVTSEDFVERRRAALERFLQRTAAHPSLKVDPDFREFLEQEAELPRATNTSSLSGAGMFRLISRMGDSVSKITTKMDEADPWFEEKQQQIDNLDIQLKRLHASVENMVQQRRELSQSTGAFAKSAAMLGNCEEHTGLSRALSKLAEVGERVEQLQGRQANHDFYCLAELVKDYLSLVGAIKDVFHQRVKVYQTWQHAQQMLARKREAKAKLELAAKNDKVPQARQEVLEWEAKVERGQEEFDNVSRVIRTEMDRFELNRIADFRNSVVRYFEFLLDTQQQLIKYWETFLPEAKAIA; encoded by the exons ATGGCGGACCTCAAGGAGCCACCTCCATTACTCAGCGAAGGCGACTTAAATTCTAAGGAAGAGGATGACATGTTCACATCTGCCGTTGAG CACCACAAGAACCTGAGGGAAG GTATAATGGAGGGGCCCGAAGAAGTGGAGGTGAATCTGGACGACGACGAGCCACCCACCCAGACCCCTCTGCTGGGTTCTGCCAAGCTTGAGTTCCGAGCCGCCGACGACGAAGTGCAGCGAAGCAATCCAGAGCCGAATCCCCCAAGGCAGGCCACCACGCTTTTCTCCCCAGATGTCAGCACACTGAAACCAGCCAAGGAGAAAGAG CAGCAGAAGGCCTCTGAGGGGGAGGAGTTTGTGGAGATCAGCGTGCGGGAGCCACAGAAAGTGGGTGAGGGCATGGCTGCCTATGTCACCTATCGAGTGGTGACACGGACCAACGCACCATACTACCGCAAGACGCAGTTTTCAGTGAACCGGCGCTTCAGTGACTTTCTTGGCTTGCACGAAAAGCTGGTGGAGAAGCACTTGCACATGGGGCGCATCGTTCCACCTGCTCCTGAAAAGAGTGTTCTAG GCATGACCAAGATCAAGATGTCAAAAGATGAGCAGGTGACTTCAGAAGACTTTGTCGAGCGTCGAAGGGCCGCATTGGAGCGTTTCTTGCAACGAACAGCTGCGCACCCTTCGCTCAAAGTCGACCCAGATTTCCGAGAGTTTCTGGAGCAGGAAGCTGAGCTGCCTCGAGCCACCAACACATCGTCTCTAAGTGGAGCTGGCATGTTCCGGCTCATCTCGCGTATGGGAGACTCAGTTTCAAAGATCACCACCAAGATGGACGAGGCAGACCCG TGGTTCGAAGAAAAGCAACAGCAGATTGACAACCTGGACATTCAACTGAAGCGGTTGCATGCCAGTGTGGAAAATATGGTGCAGCAACGCAGAG AGCTGTCGCAGAGCACGGGTGCATTTGCCAAGAGCGCAGCCATGCTAGGCAACTGCGAAGAGCACACGGGCCTGTCACGGGCGCTGTCCAAGCTTGCCGAGGTCGGTGAGCGGGTGGAGCAGCTGCAGGGGCGCCAGGCCAACCACGACTTTTACTGTCTGGCGGAGCTGGTCAAGGATTACCTGTCCCTGGTTGGGGCAATCAAGGATGTCTTCCACCAGAGAGTAAAG GTGTACCAGACATGGCAGCACGCGCAGCAGATGCTGGCTCGCAAACGGGAGGCCAAGGCCAAGCTTGAACTGGCAGCCAAGAACGACAAGGTTCCCCAGGCACGCCAAGAGGTGCTCGAGTGGGAAGCCAAAGTGGAGCGCGGGCAGGAGGAGTTTGACAATGTGTCACGTGTGATTCGCACCGAGATGGACCGCTTCGAGCTCAACCGCATCGCCGACTTCCGCAACTCAGTTGTGCGCTACTTTGAGTTTCTCCTTGACACCCAACAACAG
- the LOC119442842 gene encoding sorting nexin-2 isoform X2, protein MADLKEPPPLLSEGDLNSKEEDDMFTSAVEHHKNLREGIMEGPEEVEVNLDDDEPPTQTPLLGSAKLEFRAADDEVQRSNPEPNPPRQATTLFSPDVSTLKPAKEKEQKASEGEEFVEISVREPQKVGEGMAAYVTYRVVTRTNAPYYRKTQFSVNRRFSDFLGLHEKLVEKHLHMGRIVPPAPEKSVLGMTKIKMSKDEQVTSEDFVERRRAALERFLQRTAAHPSLKVDPDFREFLEQEAELPRATNTSSLSGAGMFRLISRMGDSVSKITTKMDEADPWFEEKQQQIDNLDIQLKRLHASVENMVQQRRELSQSTGAFAKSAAMLGNCEEHTGLSRALSKLAEVGERVEQLQGRQANHDFYCLAELVKDYLSLVGAIKDVFHQRVKVYQTWQHAQQMLARKREAKAKLELAAKNDKVPQARQEVLEWEAKVERGQEEFDNVSRVIRTEMDRFELNRIADFRNSVVRYFEFLLDTQQQLIKYWETFLPEAKAIA, encoded by the exons ATGGCGGACCTCAAGGAGCCACCTCCATTACTCAGCGAAGGCGACTTAAATTCTAAGGAAGAGGATGACATGTTCACATCTGCCGTTGAG CACCACAAGAACCTGAGGGAAG GTATAATGGAGGGGCCCGAAGAAGTGGAGGTGAATCTGGACGACGACGAGCCACCCACCCAGACCCCTCTGCTGGGTTCTGCCAAGCTTGAGTTCCGAGCCGCCGACGACGAAGTGCAGCGAAGCAATCCAGAGCCGAATCCCCCAAGGCAGGCCACCACGCTTTTCTCCCCAGATGTCAGCACACTGAAACCAGCCAAGGAGAAAGAG CAGAAGGCCTCTGAGGGGGAGGAGTTTGTGGAGATCAGCGTGCGGGAGCCACAGAAAGTGGGTGAGGGCATGGCTGCCTATGTCACCTATCGAGTGGTGACACGGACCAACGCACCATACTACCGCAAGACGCAGTTTTCAGTGAACCGGCGCTTCAGTGACTTTCTTGGCTTGCACGAAAAGCTGGTGGAGAAGCACTTGCACATGGGGCGCATCGTTCCACCTGCTCCTGAAAAGAGTGTTCTAG GCATGACCAAGATCAAGATGTCAAAAGATGAGCAGGTGACTTCAGAAGACTTTGTCGAGCGTCGAAGGGCCGCATTGGAGCGTTTCTTGCAACGAACAGCTGCGCACCCTTCGCTCAAAGTCGACCCAGATTTCCGAGAGTTTCTGGAGCAGGAAGCTGAGCTGCCTCGAGCCACCAACACATCGTCTCTAAGTGGAGCTGGCATGTTCCGGCTCATCTCGCGTATGGGAGACTCAGTTTCAAAGATCACCACCAAGATGGACGAGGCAGACCCG TGGTTCGAAGAAAAGCAACAGCAGATTGACAACCTGGACATTCAACTGAAGCGGTTGCATGCCAGTGTGGAAAATATGGTGCAGCAACGCAGAG AGCTGTCGCAGAGCACGGGTGCATTTGCCAAGAGCGCAGCCATGCTAGGCAACTGCGAAGAGCACACGGGCCTGTCACGGGCGCTGTCCAAGCTTGCCGAGGTCGGTGAGCGGGTGGAGCAGCTGCAGGGGCGCCAGGCCAACCACGACTTTTACTGTCTGGCGGAGCTGGTCAAGGATTACCTGTCCCTGGTTGGGGCAATCAAGGATGTCTTCCACCAGAGAGTAAAG GTGTACCAGACATGGCAGCACGCGCAGCAGATGCTGGCTCGCAAACGGGAGGCCAAGGCCAAGCTTGAACTGGCAGCCAAGAACGACAAGGTTCCCCAGGCACGCCAAGAGGTGCTCGAGTGGGAAGCCAAAGTGGAGCGCGGGCAGGAGGAGTTTGACAATGTGTCACGTGTGATTCGCACCGAGATGGACCGCTTCGAGCTCAACCGCATCGCCGACTTCCGCAACTCAGTTGTGCGCTACTTTGAGTTTCTCCTTGACACCCAACAACAG